AAGTCGTTGAAGATAATGCTATCAATGCTTTTGCTACTTTGGGGGGTTATGTATATATCCACACTGGTTTAATGAAAGCCGCAGAGAATGAAGCGGAATTAGCTAGTGTGATTGCCCATGAAATTGGTCACATTGGCGGCAGACACTTAGTACAACAGATGCGGCAAAGAGAGATCGCTAGTGGTGTAGCTTCAGCCGCAGGTTTAGATCGCAATGCCGCTGTGGGAATTGGTGTAGAACTCGCACTCAACCGTCCCCGCAGTCGTCAAGATGAATTTGATGCTGATGTTAGAGGGTTAAGAGCTTTGACACAGGCTGGTTATGCTCAGTCGGCGATGGTTTCCTTTATGCAAAAGCTGATGCAAAAAGGGGGTTCTATGCCGACATTTTTGAGTACTCACCCTGGCACAGGCGATCGCATTCAGGCCTTGCAAAGTTCAATTA
The DNA window shown above is from Nodularia sp. LEGE 06071 and carries:
- a CDS encoding M48 family metallopeptidase, translating into MNWNSFFANLDHRRRRWFYPLISVVVALSLCLTTPMPGNAFDIRSLLFRGIQVIQMSNLSDRQEVDLGRQMNQQLQSSNIKLSRNSTINRYVEQIGQRLVANSDRPSLPFTFQVVEDNAINAFATLGGYVYIHTGLMKAAENEAELASVIAHEIGHIGGRHLVQQMRQREIASGVASAAGLDRNAAVGIGVELALNRPRSRQDEFDADVRGLRALTQAGYAQSAMVSFMQKLMQKGGSMPTFLSTHPGTGDRIQALQSSINAQPSNKRDGLDKAAYRGSIRSIL